One Cydia pomonella isolate Wapato2018A chromosome 14, ilCydPomo1, whole genome shotgun sequence DNA segment encodes these proteins:
- the LOC133524699 gene encoding small ribosomal subunit protein uS3, translated as MAVNNISKKRKFVGDGVFKAELNEFLTRELAEDGYSGVEVRVTPTRSEIIIMATRTQSVLGEKGRRIRELTSVVQKRFNIPEQSVELYAEKVATRGLCAIAQAESLRYKLIGGLAVRRACYGVLRFIMESGARGCEVVVSGKLRGQRAKSMKFVDGLMIHSGDPCNDYVNTATRHVLLRQGVLGIKVKIMLPWDQQGKNGPKKPQPDHILVTEPKDEPAPLEPSSDVRSLAPAPLPAPVPATA; from the exons ATGGCGGTGAACAATATTTCCAAAAAGCGAAAA TTCGTCGGAGATGGTGTGTTCAAGGCTGAACTGAACGAGTTCCTGACCCGCGAGTTGGCCGAAGATGGCTACTCTGGCGTGGAGGTGCGCGTCACGCCGACCCGGTCGGAGATCATAATCATGGCCACCCGCACGCAGAGCGTGCTGGGCGAAAAAGGCCGACGCATCCGCGAGTTGACCTCGGTGGTGCAGAAGCGATTCAACATCCCCGAGCAGTCGGTGGAGCTGTACGCCGAGAAGGTAGCCACCCGCGGTCTCTGCGCCATCGCTCAGGCCGAGTCTCTCAGATACAAACTTATCGGAG GTCTGGCTGTCCGTCGCGCGTGCTACGGTGTGCTCCGCTTCATCATGGAGTCCGGCGCCCGCGGCTGCGAGGTCGTAGTGTCGGGCAAGCTGCGAGGCCAGCGAGCCAAGAGCATGAAGTTCGTGGATGGCCTCATGATCCACTCCGGAGACCCGTGCAACGACTACGTCAACACCGCCACCAGACACGTGCTGCTGCGACAGGGTGTGCTGGGTATCAAG GTCAAAATCATGTTGCCTTGGGACCAACAGGGCAAGAACGGCCCCAAGAAGCCGCAGCCCGACCACATCCTGGTGACGGAGCCGAAGGACGAGCCGGCGCCGCTGGAGCCCTCCAGCGACGTGCGCAGCCTCGCGCCCGCGCCGCTGCCCGCGCCCGTGCCCGCCACGGCTTAG